From Triticum urartu cultivar G1812 chromosome 2, Tu2.1, whole genome shotgun sequence, a single genomic window includes:
- the LOC125536400 gene encoding indole-3-acetic acid-amido synthetase GH3.8-like, with amino-acid sequence MAAMNVSRAIGAALRTPASSPVAEAAAAAKAKDAEKLRFIDEMTCNVDSVQERVLAEILARNVDTEYLKNCGLDGAADRDAFRAKVPVVSYDALQPYIQRIVNGDRSPILSTHPVSEFLTSSGTSAGERKLMPTIKDELDRRQLLYSLLMPVMNLYLSGLDKGKGLYFLFVKSETKTPSGLTARPVLTSYYKSEQFKNRPYDPYHNYTSPTAAILCADAFQSMYAQMVCGLCQRHEVLRVGAVFASGLLRAIRFLQLNWKELAADIEAGALSPRVTDASVREAVAGILRPDPELAQFVRDECCNDDWAGIVRRIWPNTKYLDVIVTGAMAQYIGTLKYYSGDLPMACTMYASSECYFGLNLRPLCDPSEVSYTIMPNMGYFEFLPVDSATGAASCVDAGNLVDLARVEAGREYELVITTYAGLNRYRVGDVLRVTGFHNAAPQFQFVRRKNVLLSIESDKTDEAELQRAVERASALLRPHGASVAEYTSQACTKSIPGHYVIYWELLTTGAGAATAVDKGTLDACCLEMEEALNTVYRQSRVADGSIGPLEIRVVRAGTFEELMDYAISRGASINQYKAPRCVTFPPIIELLDSRVVSSHFSPGLPHWTPARRSD; translated from the exons ATGGCGGCGATGAATGTGTCGAGGGCCATCGGCGCGGCGCTCCGGACCCCGGCCTCGTCACCagtggcggaggcggcggccgcgGCGAAAGCCAAGGACGCCGAGAAGCTGCGCTTCATCGACGAGATGACCTGCAACGTCGACTCCGTGCAGGAGCGCGTCCTCGCCGAGATCCTCGCCCGGAACGTCGACACGGAGTACCTCAAGAACTGCGGCCTCGACGGCGCCGCCGACCGCGACGCCTTCCGGGCCAAGGTGCCGGTCGTGTCCTACGACGCTCTGCAGCCCTACATCCAGCGCATTGTCAACGGGGACCGGTCGCCGATCCTGTCCACGCACCCCGTCTCCGAGTTCCTCACCAGCTCCGGCACGTCGGCCGGCGAGCGCAAGCTCATGCCCACCATCAAGGACGAGCTCGACCGCCGCCAGCTCCTCTACAGCCTCCTGATGCCGGTCATGAACCT ATATCTGTCCGGGCTCGACAAGGGGAAGGGCCTCTACTTCCTGTTCGTCAAGTCGGAGACCAAGACCCCGAGCGGCCTGACGGCGCGGCCGGTGCTCACCAGCTACTACAAGAGCGAGCAGTTCAAGAACCGCCCCTACGACCCCTACCACAACTACACCAGCCCGACGGCGGCCATCCTCTGCGCCGACGCCTTCCAGAGCATGTATGCTCAGATGGTGTGCGGGCTCTGCCAGCGCCACGAGGTGCTCCGCGTCGGCGCCGTGTTCGCCTCCGGCCTCCTGCGCGCGATCCGCTTCCTCCAGCTCAACTGGAAGGAGCTCGCCGCCGACATCGAGGCCGGCGCGCTCAGCCCACGCGTCACCGACGCGTCCGTGCGCGAGGCGGTCGCGGGCATCCTCCGGCCGGACCCCGAGCTCGCCCAGTTCGTCCGGGACGAGTGCTGCAACGACGACTGGGCCGGCATCGTCAGGCGCATTTGGCCCAACACCAAGTACCTCGACGTCATCGTCACCGGCGCCATGGCGCAGTACATCGGCACCCTCAAGTACTACAGCGGCGACCTGCCCATGGCGTGCACCATGTACGCGTCGTCGGAGTGCTACTTCGGGCTCAACCTCCGCCCGCTCTGCGACCCTTCGGAGGTGTCCTACACCATCATGCCCAACATGGGGTACTTCGAGTTCCTCCCCGTGGACTCGGCGACCGGCGCGGCGTCGTGTGTGGACGCGGGCAACCTGGTGGACCTTGCCCGCGTGGAGGCCGGGCGGGAGTACGAGCTGGTGATCACCACCTACGCCGGGCTGAACCGGTACCGCGTCGGCGACGTGCTCCGCGTGACGGGGTTCCACAACGCGGCGCCGCAGTTCCAGTTCGTCCGCCGCAAGAACGTGCTGCTGTCCATCGAGTCCGACAAGACCGACGAGGCGGAGCTGCAGCGCGCCGTGGAGCGCGCGTCGGCGCTTCTCCGCCCGCACGGCGCGTCCGTGGCGGAGTACACCAGCCAGGCGTGCACCAAGAGCATCCCGGGCCACTACGTGATCTACTGGGAGCTGCTGACGACGGGCGCCGGCGCGGCGACGGCGGTGGACAAGGGCACGCTCGACGCCTGCTGCCTGGAGATGGAGGAGGCGCTGAACACGGTGTACAGGCAGAGCAGGGTGGCGGACGGCTCCATCGGGCCGCTCGAGATCCGGGTCGTCCGGGCCGGCACGTTCGAGGAGCTCATGGACTACGCCATCTCCCGGGGCGCCAGCATCAACCAGTACAAGGCCCCGCGCTGCGTGACGTTCCCGCCGATCATAGAGCTGCTGGACTCGCGCGTGGTGTCCAGCCACTTCAGCCCCGGGCTGCCGCACTGGACCCCGGCCCGGCGCTCCGACTAG